The Primulina tabacum isolate GXHZ01 chromosome 16, ASM2559414v2, whole genome shotgun sequence genome window below encodes:
- the LOC142529830 gene encoding sulfite oxidase-like isoform X1, whose protein sequence is MSGLIAPSDYSQEPPRHPDLVINAKEPFNAEPHRSALVSSYVTPVSFFYKRNHGPIPIVDDIEKYNVSVTGLIQTPRKLFMKDIWKLPKYTVTATLQCAGNRRTAMSRTRNVKGVGWDVAALGNAVWSGAKLADVLELIGIPKYSHITPSGGRHVEFVSIDKCKEENGGPYKASIPLSQATNPEADVLLAYEMNEETLNRDHGYPLRGIVPGVIGARSVKWLVSINIIAEECQGFFMQRDYKMFPPWVDWDNIDWSMRRPQMDFPVQCVICSLEDVSTVKPGKVSIKGYALTGGGRGIERVDVSIDGGKTWMEALKYQKHGIPYIPEGGSSDKWAWVLFEAEADIQKSTEIAAKAVDTAGNVQPENVQVIWNLRGILNTSWHRVNVVIAHSNL, encoded by the exons ATGTCGGGGTTGATTGCACCATCGGATTACTCGCAAGAGCCTCCTCGCCACCCTGATCTCGTCATTAATGCCAAG GAACCCTTCAACGCCGAGCCACATCGTTCAGCATTGGTTTCGTCTTATGTTACGCCAGTGAGCTTCTTTTATAAGAGGAACCATGGACCGATTCCAATAGTTGATGACATAGAGAA ATATAATGTTTCGGTCACTGGTCTGATACAAACTCCCAGAAAATTGTTCATGAAAGATATCTG GAAGCTCCCGAAATACACAGTCACGGCCACTTTACAG TGTGCTGGAAATAGGAGGACTGCCATGAGTAGAACTCGAAATGTGAAAGGAGTTGGATGGGACGTTGCTGCCCTTGGAAATG CTGTGTGGAGTGGGGCCAAATTAGCTGATGTTCTCGAACTTATTGGAATTCCCAAATATTCACACATCACACCATCTGGAGGAAGACATGTAGAATTTGTAAGCATTGACAAGTGTAAG GAAGAGAATGGTGGTCCTTATAAAGCATCAATTCCGCTAAGCCAGGCCACAAATCCCGAGGCTGATGTCTTGCTAGCTTATGAGATGAATGAAGAG ACTCTTAATAGAGATCACGGATACCCCTTACGTGGGATTGTTCCTGGTGTTATTGGCGCTCGTTCTGTCAAGTGGCTTGTTTCCATCAACATCATCGCTGAAGAATGTCAG GGATTTTTTATGCAGAGAGATTATAAAATGTTCCCACCTTGGGTTGATTGGGATAATATTGATTGGTCTATGAGACGGCCACAAATGGATttcccagtccag TGTGTCATATGTTCTCTGGAGGATGTAAGCACGGTGAAGCCTGGAAAG GTTTCTATAAAGGGTTACGCGTTAACAGGAGGTGGGCGCGGCATAGAGAGGGTGGACGTATCTATTGATGGTGGCAAAACCTGGATGGAGGCCTTGAAATATCAGAAACATGGAATTCCATACATTCCTGAAGGTGGAAGTAGCGATAAATGGGCATGGGTGCTTTTTGAGGCTGAGGCTGATATCCAAAAGAGCACGGAGATAGCTGCCAAAGCG GTGGATACGGCTGGGAATGTGCAACCTGAAAACGTACAAGTGATATGGAACCTGAGAGGAATACTAAACACGTCCTGGCATCGTGTCAATGTTGTCATTGCTCACTCAAATCTATGA
- the LOC142529830 gene encoding sulfite oxidase-like isoform X2 produces the protein MKDIWKLPKYTVTATLQCAGNRRTAMSRTRNVKGVGWDVAALGNAVWSGAKLADVLELIGIPKYSHITPSGGRHVEFVSIDKCKEENGGPYKASIPLSQATNPEADVLLAYEMNEETLNRDHGYPLRGIVPGVIGARSVKWLVSINIIAEECQGFFMQRDYKMFPPWVDWDNIDWSMRRPQMDFPVQCVICSLEDVSTVKPGKVSIKGYALTGGGRGIERVDVSIDGGKTWMEALKYQKHGIPYIPEGGSSDKWAWVLFEAEADIQKSTEIAAKAVDTAGNVQPENVQVIWNLRGILNTSWHRVNVVIAHSNL, from the exons ATGAAAGATATCTG GAAGCTCCCGAAATACACAGTCACGGCCACTTTACAG TGTGCTGGAAATAGGAGGACTGCCATGAGTAGAACTCGAAATGTGAAAGGAGTTGGATGGGACGTTGCTGCCCTTGGAAATG CTGTGTGGAGTGGGGCCAAATTAGCTGATGTTCTCGAACTTATTGGAATTCCCAAATATTCACACATCACACCATCTGGAGGAAGACATGTAGAATTTGTAAGCATTGACAAGTGTAAG GAAGAGAATGGTGGTCCTTATAAAGCATCAATTCCGCTAAGCCAGGCCACAAATCCCGAGGCTGATGTCTTGCTAGCTTATGAGATGAATGAAGAG ACTCTTAATAGAGATCACGGATACCCCTTACGTGGGATTGTTCCTGGTGTTATTGGCGCTCGTTCTGTCAAGTGGCTTGTTTCCATCAACATCATCGCTGAAGAATGTCAG GGATTTTTTATGCAGAGAGATTATAAAATGTTCCCACCTTGGGTTGATTGGGATAATATTGATTGGTCTATGAGACGGCCACAAATGGATttcccagtccag TGTGTCATATGTTCTCTGGAGGATGTAAGCACGGTGAAGCCTGGAAAG GTTTCTATAAAGGGTTACGCGTTAACAGGAGGTGGGCGCGGCATAGAGAGGGTGGACGTATCTATTGATGGTGGCAAAACCTGGATGGAGGCCTTGAAATATCAGAAACATGGAATTCCATACATTCCTGAAGGTGGAAGTAGCGATAAATGGGCATGGGTGCTTTTTGAGGCTGAGGCTGATATCCAAAAGAGCACGGAGATAGCTGCCAAAGCG GTGGATACGGCTGGGAATGTGCAACCTGAAAACGTACAAGTGATATGGAACCTGAGAGGAATACTAAACACGTCCTGGCATCGTGTCAATGTTGTCATTGCTCACTCAAATCTATGA
- the LOC142528817 gene encoding mediator of RNA polymerase II transcription subunit 17-like: MDGDLKVSLDKLPIKRLDAIEENGFERFPPDVGYDEKRVNLIRRIDFAWVVEREDPSKKQKKEGATSRKDITTTNQQSWQWQSLVENLQLAHQELSVIIDLINTVEANDSVTVAGMTRPKQLPNELLSDLAVSTTTKLQSFRHLGKYFKQSATALEEQVAREARFYGALIRLQQNWKVKRHRMAPAASGKEGFYIDLADSSLYDLASAFRPSSMSTILVEHDAAGMLAVKLPQNPCRSLHFEFLGFSSAYHGRNYNMTKLQTLPENSAKETRKKQANDDECVKGIHSILRDVHRAMYDEQAFDLVNREACGPSLAANLTGIRENYLCLRIDQEASVSISLVISDQVHQTARASNKNSPDEAMDEALGSFDGLNFGAGTEKAKISGIPNRVGFEIYLRQIFHEYVFVKSKNTATSSFGTRSASQSVKDSSNILGHFCMSLAHRIFSNKVLSVLENLVCRTPYIHLVSHPTWHSRSSTWTLSMKIPRSILQSCSGNMKNVRSQFWTKVVVIDDSIKVEGEGAPNVVGLFKGKTDRFCAVNRYNCDLADLPIILLQQIASHIIQWLHEEALVVGIKANRDFLSLAFELEHGEIVSLLAHVDPDNIDGCISWWLIMDDGPTEEHKLHSDVSNGESESRKFLGYLSLEVLYSTLLDFLNLCSC, from the exons ATGGACGGAGATCTTAAAGTCTCTCTTGATAAACTCCCAATAAAACGCCTGGATGCTATAGAGGAAAATGGCTTTGAACGCTTTCCACC TGATGTGGGTTATGATGAGAAGAGAGTAAACTTGATAAGGAGAATTGATTTTGCTTGGGTGGTGGAGAGAGAAGATCCCAGTAAGAAGCAGAAGAAGGAAGGAGCGACTTCTAGAAAGGATATTACAACCACCAATCAGCAATCATGGCAATGGCAGAGCTTAGTCGAGAATCTACAGCTTGCTCACCAAGAGCTCTCCGTTATCATTGATCTCATTAATACG GTAGAGGCAAATGATTCTGTAACAGTAGCTGGCATGACAAGGCCAAAGCAGTTGCCTAACGAGCTTCTCTCTGACCTCGCCGTGTCTACAACTACCAAGCTACAAAGTTTTCGG CATCTTGGAAAATATTTCAAGCAATCTGCCACAGCATTGGAAGAGCAGGTGGCCAGAGAAGCTAGGTTCTATGGTGCCCTCATTAG ATTGCAACAAAATTGGAAAGTTAAACGACACCGTATGGCGCCTGCTGCCTCTGGAAAGGAGGGCTTCTACATTGATTTAGCAGATAGTTCATTATATGATTTGGCTTCTGCTTTTCGTCCATCTTCTATGTCTACAATTCTTGTTGAGCATGATGCGGCTGGAATGCTTGCCGTGAAGTTGCCTCAAAATCCATGCCGCTCTCTTCATTTCGAGTTTCTTGGTTTTAGTTCTGCTTATCATGGGAGAAACTATAACATGACAAAACTACAAACCTTGCCTGAGAATTCTGCCAAAGAAACTAGAAAAAAACAAGCGAATGATGATGAATGTGTGAAGGGAATACATTCTATCCTACGTGACGTACATAGGGCGATGTATGATGAGCAG GCGTTTGATCTGGTAAATCGCGAAGCATGTGGTCCATCATTAGCTGCCAATTTGACTGGTATAAGAGAAAACTACTTGTGCCTTCGTATTGATCAAGAAGCATCTGTCTCCATTTCACTTGTAATATCAGATCAAGTTCATCAAACTGCCCGTGCATCGAACAAAAACTCACCTGATGAAGCTATGGATGAAGCTTTGGGATCATTTGATGGGCTAAATTTTGGAGCAGGGACAGAGAAAGCGAAGATATCGGGGATACCTAACCGAGTTGGTTTTGAGATTTATTTGAGACAAATATTTCATGAATATGTGTTCGTCAAATCAAAAAATACAGCTACATCTTCATTTGGAACTCGAAGTGCCAGTCAATCAGTAAAGGATAGCTCAAACATTCTTGGCCATTTCTGCATGTCTCTTGCTCACAGAATCTTCTCAAATAAAGTTCTATCAGTGCTGGAAAATCTG GTTTGCAGGACACCATATATTCACTTAGTTTCTCATCCCACTTGGCACTCTCGTTCATCTACCTGGACACTCTCGATGAAAATTCCTCGATCCATTCTTCAATCTTGTTCTGGCAACATGAAGAATGTGAGATCTCAGTTTTGGACCAAGGTAGTGGTGATTGATGATTCCATCAAGGTAGAAGGGGAAGGTGCCCCAAATGTGGTGGGCCTTTTCAAAGGGAAGACTGACAGGTTTTGTGCTGTTAATCGATACAATTGTGACTTGGCAGATCTTCCTATAATACTCCTTCAGCAG ATCGCAAGCCATATTATACAGTGGCTGCATGAGGAGGCCCTTGTTGTCGGTATTAAAGCGAACAGAGATTTTTTATCCCTTGCATTCGAGCTGGAGCATGGTGAAATAGTTAGTCTTTTGGCTCATGTCGACCCTGATAATATTGATGGATGCATCTCTTGGTGGTTGATAATGGATGATGGACCCACCGAAGAACACAAACTTCACTCAGACGTATCGAACGGCGAATCTGAGAGTAGGAAATTCTTGGGGTACTTGTCTCTTGAAGTTTTATACTCAACATTGTTGGACTTTTTAAATTTGTGCAGCTGTTGA
- the LOC142530021 gene encoding uncharacterized protein LOC142530021 isoform X2, with the protein MSGGTPIGVGYMRRRHSQGYTSSGDDLEDDACSRPIYQSPSSRSRRWVEIMENLLWMSSVIFIMYYGDRRCNFIYLLWHDDRIKRIPLYVGLIGVGLNVLFFFYTCIIARGLRKSTEKRDASSTPALPFITVIGILSFCLFCFALWPIWSFLTLPLVFTLFMAFMVILPYIFLGTLKKQIDSFRTD; encoded by the exons ATGTCTGGTGGAACACCGATTGGGGTTGGATACATGAGACGAAGGCATAGTCAAGGTTATACATCAAGTGGTGATGATCTTGAGGATGATGCATGTTCAAGACCAATTTATCAATCGCCTTCGTCGAGAAGTCGTAGATGGGTTGAaatcatggagaatttactgtgGATGTCCTCTGTGATTTTCATCATGTATTATGGGGATAGAAGGTGCAATTTCATATACCTCTTGTGGCACGATGACCGAATCAAAAG GATACCATTGTATGTGGGACTGATAGGTGTTGGATTGAatgttctttttttcttttacacGTGCATTATAGCTCGGGGACTCCGAAAGTCTACTGAAAAGCGGGACGCTTCAAGCACACCTGCCTTACCTTTTATTACAGTGATTGGGATTCTATCCTTCTGCTT GTTTTGTTTTGCTTTATGGCCAATCTGGAGTTTTTTGACATTGCCTCTTGTG TTCACTCTATTCATGGCATTCATGGTGATTCTGCCATACATATTCCTGGGCACattaaagaaacaaattgatTCGTTTCGGACAGACTGA
- the LOC142530021 gene encoding uncharacterized protein LOC142530021 isoform X1, whose protein sequence is MSGGTPIGVGYMRRRHSQGYTSSGDDLEDDACSRPIYQSPSSRSRRWVEIMENLLWMSSVIFIMYYGDRRCNFIYLLWHDDRIKRIPLYVGLIGVGLNVLFFFYTCIIARGLRKSTEKRDASSTPALPFITVIGILSFCLFCFALWPIWSFLTLPLVAGGTCRLATHHNPPFDVMGWAGPPFWRVRRDEAN, encoded by the exons ATGTCTGGTGGAACACCGATTGGGGTTGGATACATGAGACGAAGGCATAGTCAAGGTTATACATCAAGTGGTGATGATCTTGAGGATGATGCATGTTCAAGACCAATTTATCAATCGCCTTCGTCGAGAAGTCGTAGATGGGTTGAaatcatggagaatttactgtgGATGTCCTCTGTGATTTTCATCATGTATTATGGGGATAGAAGGTGCAATTTCATATACCTCTTGTGGCACGATGACCGAATCAAAAG GATACCATTGTATGTGGGACTGATAGGTGTTGGATTGAatgttctttttttcttttacacGTGCATTATAGCTCGGGGACTCCGAAAGTCTACTGAAAAGCGGGACGCTTCAAGCACACCTGCCTTACCTTTTATTACAGTGATTGGGATTCTATCCTTCTGCTT GTTTTGTTTTGCTTTATGGCCAATCTGGAGTTTTTTGACATTGCCTCTTGTG GCTGGCGGGACGTGCCGGCTCGCAACCCACCACAACCCACCATTTGACGTGATGGGGTGGGCCGGTCCGCCATTTTGGCGGGTTCGGCGGGATGAGGCAAATTGA